One Bos taurus isolate L1 Dominette 01449 registration number 42190680 breed Hereford chromosome 3, ARS-UCD2.0, whole genome shotgun sequence DNA window includes the following coding sequences:
- the LMO4 gene encoding LIM domain transcription factor LMO4 isoform X1, whose translation MVNPGSSSQPPPVTAGSLSWKRCAGCGGKIADRFLLYAMDSYWHSRCLKCSCCQAQLGDIGTSCYTKSGMILCRNDYIRLFGNSGACSACGQSIPASELVMRAQGNVYHLKCFTCSTCRNRLVPGDRFHYINGSLFCEHDRPTALINGHLNSLQSNPLLPDQKVC comes from the exons ATGGTGAATCCGGGCAGCAGCTCCCAGCCGCCCCCAGTGACGGCCGGCTCCCTCTCCTGGAAGCGTTGCGCAGGCTGCGGGGGCAAGATTGCGGACCGCTTTCTGCTGTATGCCATGGACAGCTACTGGCATAGCCGGTGCCTCAAGTGCTCCTGCTGCCAGGCGCAGCTGGGCGACATCGGCACGTCCTGTTACACCAAGAGCGGCATGATCCTTTGCAGAAACGACTACATTAG GTTATTTGGGAATAGCGGTGCTTGCAGCGCTTGTGGACAGTCTATTCCTGCGAGTGAACTCGTCATGAGGGCCCAAGGCAATGTGTATCATCTGAAG TGTTTTACATGCTCTACCTGCCGGAATCGCCTGGTCCCGGGAGATCGGTTTCACTACATCAATGGCAGTTTATTTTGTGAACATGATAGACCTACAGCTCTCATCAATGGCCATTTGAATTCACTTCAGAGCAATCCACTACTGCCAGACCAGAAG